One Salmo trutta chromosome 19, fSalTru1.1, whole genome shotgun sequence genomic window carries:
- the LOC115154667 gene encoding uncharacterized protein LOC115154667 isoform X1: MAIINTIIHCGCPFSLRIFTMDHTHDCVDDNPETMNEQDESDHSGTTHYPEFQLHYVSTRTSIRPRPGERVRLYSESQVCSQVGRREDTEFQDVMTPTEEGGGDGAPFRSRSQSAPPTLWAAKKYGRQLRRMSDEFDTWLDKGEPKRGISPGGVKQEVSRGWFSFLWSPKKAEGRE, translated from the exons ATGGCTATAATCAACACTATCATTCACTGTGGATGTCCATTTTCTCTTCGGATATTTACAATGGACCACACACATGATTGTGTGGATGACAACCCAGAAACCATGAATGAACAAGATGAGTCTGACCACTCAGGAACCACACACTACCCAGAATTTCAGCTCCATTATGTCTCCACTAGGACGAGCATCAGACCACGACCAG GTGAGCGAGTCCGGCTCTACTCCGAGTCCCAGGTGTGCTCCCAGGTTGGCAGAAGGGAAGACACAGAGTTTCAGGATGTGATGACTCCTACTGAGGAGGGCGGTGGCGATGGGGCTCCTTTCCGAAGCCGATCACAGTCTGCTCCTCCGACACTGTGGGCTGCAAAGAAATATGGCCGCCAGCTGAGGAGGATGAGTGATGAATTTGACACCTGGCTCGACAAAGGG GAACCCAAGAGAGGGATAAGCCCAGGAGGGGTCAAGCAGGAGGTCTCCCGAGGATGGTTCTCTTTCCTCTGGAGTCCAAAAAAGGCTGAAGGCAGGGAGTGA
- the LOC115154667 gene encoding bcl2-associated agonist of cell death isoform X2, with the protein MDHTHDCVDDNPETMNEQDESDHSGTTHYPEFQLHYVSTRTSIRPRPGERVRLYSESQVCSQVGRREDTEFQDVMTPTEEGGGDGAPFRSRSQSAPPTLWAAKKYGRQLRRMSDEFDTWLDKGEPKRGISPGGVKQEVSRGWFSFLWSPKKAEGRE; encoded by the exons ATGGACCACACACATGATTGTGTGGATGACAACCCAGAAACCATGAATGAACAAGATGAGTCTGACCACTCAGGAACCACACACTACCCAGAATTTCAGCTCCATTATGTCTCCACTAGGACGAGCATCAGACCACGACCAG GTGAGCGAGTCCGGCTCTACTCCGAGTCCCAGGTGTGCTCCCAGGTTGGCAGAAGGGAAGACACAGAGTTTCAGGATGTGATGACTCCTACTGAGGAGGGCGGTGGCGATGGGGCTCCTTTCCGAAGCCGATCACAGTCTGCTCCTCCGACACTGTGGGCTGCAAAGAAATATGGCCGCCAGCTGAGGAGGATGAGTGATGAATTTGACACCTGGCTCGACAAAGGG GAACCCAAGAGAGGGATAAGCCCAGGAGGGGTCAAGCAGGAGGTCTCCCGAGGATGGTTCTCTTTCCTCTGGAGTCCAAAAAAGGCTGAAGGCAGGGAGTGA
- the LOC115154667 gene encoding bcl2-associated agonist of cell death isoform X3, whose protein sequence is MNEQDESDHSGTTHYPEFQLHYVSTRTSIRPRPGERVRLYSESQVCSQVGRREDTEFQDVMTPTEEGGGDGAPFRSRSQSAPPTLWAAKKYGRQLRRMSDEFDTWLDKGEPKRGISPGGVKQEVSRGWFSFLWSPKKAEGRE, encoded by the exons ATGAATGAACAAGATGAGTCTGACCACTCAGGAACCACACACTACCCAGAATTTCAGCTCCATTATGTCTCCACTAGGACGAGCATCAGACCACGACCAG GTGAGCGAGTCCGGCTCTACTCCGAGTCCCAGGTGTGCTCCCAGGTTGGCAGAAGGGAAGACACAGAGTTTCAGGATGTGATGACTCCTACTGAGGAGGGCGGTGGCGATGGGGCTCCTTTCCGAAGCCGATCACAGTCTGCTCCTCCGACACTGTGGGCTGCAAAGAAATATGGCCGCCAGCTGAGGAGGATGAGTGATGAATTTGACACCTGGCTCGACAAAGGG GAACCCAAGAGAGGGATAAGCCCAGGAGGGGTCAAGCAGGAGGTCTCCCGAGGATGGTTCTCTTTCCTCTGGAGTCCAAAAAAGGCTGAAGGCAGGGAGTGA
- the zgc:77262 gene encoding RNA-binding protein lark, with translation MVKIFVGNVNSSTTESELRTLFEKYGQVSDCDILKNYGFVHMNEEEEAQKAVAELHKHELNGARITVEFATTKVRNATKIYVGNVPEGTTAAKIRELFQPFGKVVECDIVKNFAFVHMQRENEAYEAISKLNHSKMEGQKIFVSISRNNQARNGRVDDYPPPPHHYPPHAPHYLPSRAPHGDYYPPRGRYPPPPPLPPPPPRAYYECDLYERHVRHDPYSSSSRYYEQDPYERRLPSLPQRPLSPPLTSCYYRERSPLASWSPPPPSSASYARRGAERDFVGGSSVPPPSSMCYALGSGFDKDDYFEEKYSNGFGRGY, from the coding sequence ATGGTGAAGATATTTGTTGGAAACGTGAATTCCTCAACCACAGAATCAGAACTGCGTACTCTATTTGAGAAATACGGTCAGGTGTCAGACTGTGACATTCTGAAAAACTATGGCTTCGTGCACATGAATGAGGAGGAGGAAGCCCAGAAGGCAGTGGCAGAACTCCATAAGCATGAGCTGAATGGGGCGCGCATCACTGTGGAGTTTGCCACTACGAAGGTCCGCAATGCCACCAAGATCTACGTAGGGAATGTCCCTGAAGGGACCACAGCTGCTAAGATAAGAGAGCTCTTCCAACCATTTGGTAAGGTGGTAGAGTGTGACATTGTGAAGAACTTTGCCTTTGTGCACATGCAGAGAGAAAATGAGGCCTATGAGGCCATTTCCAAGTTAAACCACTCTAAAATGGAGGGCCAAAAGATCTTTGTATCCATCTCCCGCAACAATCAAGCCAGGAATGGCAGAGTGGATGACTACCCTCCCCCACCTCACCACTATCCACCTCACGCTCCTCACTACCTCCCCTCTCGAGCTCCACACGGTGACTACTACCCACCTCGTGGTCgctatccccctcctcctccccttcccccacCCCCTCCTAGGGCCTACTACGAGTGTGACCTATATGAGAGGCATGTCCGCCATGACCCATACTCTTCCTCCTCACGTTACTATGAGCAGGATCCTTATGAGCGACGgcttccctcactccctcagcGGCCACTTTCTCCCCCCCTTACTTCCTGTTATTACCGGGAGCGCAGCCCCCTGGCTAGCTGGTCTCCACCCCCACCTTCCTCTGCCAGCTATGCCCGAAGGGGTGCCGAGCGAGATTTTGTTGGTGGCAGCTCTGTGCCCCCTCCTTCCTCTATGTGCTATGCTCTGGGCTCAGGCTTTGATAAGGATGATTACTTTGAGGAGAAGTACTCCAATGGTTTTGGTAGGGGCTACTAA